From the genome of Anopheles moucheti chromosome 3, idAnoMoucSN_F20_07, whole genome shotgun sequence, one region includes:
- the LOC128303834 gene encoding uncharacterized protein LOC128303834, with protein sequence MFGSKLRSWMENHIVRPRKKGNKNKSGNNGNNFGVLTTQNGYGKSGSFAADSNIGSPARRSEVSPIQSHTTSRRGWHSPNQDNVPISPKSDHYPAHHRIHSRQAHDGGAQYWTNAYGTVNGQSGPSSIHHQQQQQQQFNPGVSSPKSISRNGSSYTLESGPTNIYYSKSVDSYAVDGALPYAMPEFDFHAGNAGPPRGIMTGAGSVSAGHNGHLMTVHTPTVTRSTYSTATSSSNELLEELHPFEGARIKRLHPAATRISSSSSSSVNSTHYGVNGNHNNNNHLASGTLPTHYGSSNGHHQQARSQAVVPSASSENKYGKLLQQQNSSSKQYGPYYEQQHNGNNNSLHYSSNGSAAPNSTNGDGGAGSRNASPLPARGSSACTSPVLRSAAPSVKSNRIINGNNNNNNNNSIHLDGSASGGTNGKTNVGGSSLTASFTSKFHKLTGHRSNAPEGGNTNASNTKLNHVNNNNNSTITLHHVPGNSTSAGSYHHHHHQQQHQYQINNVTTHLHPTAQPLPSGKQQPLSSSSSSSSPPPPPPGAQAGGHGPAPSPGVHHLHHPSTHGHHHHHPHGPMGHTLSSPESAYSTGYSTDGTSPGGCSYTPEYYINIRTGTHYFPKGTTLPGALHGRTAAAFDRTGSAIVPSASSAGNHHENGSKFKCALNRIEEKHVEFCVDGETHVVGSRACATPTPAAPNLSSFKPTSGAAGGGPAGGNGPAALSQLQQQPSVVAPQQPQQPNQPPNAVAMSPIMQKNLGMQHYRSIESPSPRQRCRIRTNPWLTTADGALASANCIKRTEQDSGSTSSGIKSSSGTDDNKNDNNKPNALSDTDSSSSTEKIVNKKPFTPKSLKKMSGDISRLDSKSAPVTHGSNQDSDEDATLNEMMGKFDESYHYEKETDILSCSDSDPTDCPTDIDTGQDAGDECDTDDLLDLDFIDTGSVQEVPDKETYRHTASCSIHHFPERKASCKQQRSQRSKRTNECGGGSKRRKKLVRTRKKTSDQSSALGMGDGTGVVSRGCRSLGGTPVSLRRNQPDPESRTPTTGSPLTNRCNSLTFTEVHSLHSRILAISESEKALLRADLEADVKYKQLIHEAESILFSMKSNSSICIKDLTTVPPPLPPREPQPPSVPSLAKETPTTATSTIASPRRVCNPPANKRVEMLRNCEADLRRELAKTCSQKCTDGVGNTAELNPVEGVIVNKRLEVLRYETSCSLSAPNSPKNTRVLLPRKTHVTNFIHHQARAPCSSEANQANDLKQSANLSPPPPPPRRLMSKSPTIMRRRFRSQSPHLNIESDSDSDEVSRNLDSKTNGKMHRANHNNKENLTSHPQPVCFPQPPPRNVAGKQMNNYRHTIHGPALVNGEDAANGYDGNTVEGIPNGNPGSIGMHKSPLISFRSVDIGSPVTDDSYCPQSEPLKRKIYTCSAAFEKIQRSLHHDPDAKQQLIIDALAEIKRSLEDQSVELHELNNTEN encoded by the exons ATGTTCGGTTCCAAATTGCGATCATGGATGGAAAATCATATTGTGCGAccgagaaaaaagggaaacaaaaataaatccgGAAACAACGG CAACAACTTCGGTGTCCTGACGACGCAAAATGGCTACGGCAAGAGCGGTTCATTTGCAGCAGATTCCAACATCGGTAGCCCTGCGAGACGCAGCGAAGTTTCACCGATACAAAGCCAT ACAACTAGTCGCCGCGGTTGGCACTCACCAAACCAGGACAATGTTCCGATTTCACCGAAATCCGATCACTATCCCGCACACCATCGCATCCACAGTAGACAGGCgcacgatggaggcgcccagtactggACAAACGCGTACGGCACCGTGAATGGGCAATCCGGTCCATCATCGATtcaccatcaacagcagcaacagcagcaattcAATCCCGGCGTATCATCGCCAAAAAGCATCTCACGCAACGGCTCATCTTACACGCTTGAGTCGGGACCGACCAATATCTACTACTCGAAAAGCGTCGACTCGTACGCGGTGGACGGTGCGCTCCCGTACGCCATGCCGGAGTTTGACTTTCACGCCGGAAATGCCGGCCCACCGCGCGGCATCATGACCGGGGCGGGATCGGTTTCCGCCGGCCATAATGGGCACCTGATGACGGTACACACACCAACCGTCACGCGCAGCACCTACTCGACCGCGACCAGCTCCAGTAATGAACTGCTCGAAGAGCTGCATCCGTTCGAGGGGGCGCGAATCAAGCGGCTGCATCCGGCTGCCACGCGCATCAGCTCCTCCTCGTCCTCGTCCGTCAACTCGACGCACTACGGCGTGAACGGTAACCACAATAACAATAACCATCTGGCCAGCGGAACATTACCCACGCACTATGGGAGCTCCAACGGACATCACCAGCAGGCGAGAAGTCAAGCGGTCGTACCGTCTGCGTCCAGCGAGAATAAATATGGCAAGCTTCTGCAGCAACAAAACTCATCTTCCAAACAATATGGTCCCTACTACGAACAACAGCACaatggcaacaacaacagcttaCACTACTCCTCCAACGGTTCGGCAGCACCGAACTCCActaatggtgatggtggtgctggcagCAGAAATGCTTCACCACTTCCTGCGCGTGGCTCATCGGCCTGCACGTCACCTGTGCTGCGTTCTGCTGCACCCAGCGTCAAAAGTAATCGCATTATCAAtggcaataataataataacaataacaatagcATTCACCTCGACGGTTCGGCATCCGGTGGCACGAACGGCAAAACGAACGTCGGTGGAAGCTCATTGACGGCGAGCTTTACCAGCAAGTTTCACAAACTGACGGGACATCGTTCGAACGCACCGGAGGGTGGCAACACTAACGCTAGCAACACTAAATTGAATCAtgttaataacaataacaatagcACCATCACACTCCACCATGTCCCCGGCAACTCCACCAGCGCTGGGTcataccatcaccaccaccatcagcagcagcatcagtacCAAATCAATAACGTCACGACACATCTGCATCCAACGGCGCAACCACTTCCGTCGGGTAAACAACAACCCCTGTCGTCAtcctcgtcgtcgtcctcaccaccaccaccaccaccaggggCGCAGGCGGGCGGACACGGACCTGCACCTTCGCCGGGCGTACACCATCTGCATCATCCATCAACGCACggtcaccaccatcatcatccgcaTGGACCGATGGGTCATACGCTTTCATCGCCGGAAAGTGCTTACTCGACCGGATACTCTACCGACGGCACGTCACCGG GTGGTTGTTCCTACACGCCCGAGTACTACATCAATATCCGCACCGGGACGCACTACTTCCCGAAGGGCACGACACTACCGGGTGCACTCCACGGCCGTACGGCAGCTGCATTCGATCGCACCGGATCGGCGATCGTGCCGAGCGCATCATCGGCGGGCAACCATCATGAGAATGGTTCCAAATTCAAATGTGCCCTTAATCGCATCGAAGAAAAGCACGTGGAGTTCTGTGTCGACGGTGAAACG CACGTTGTCGGATCACGGGCGTGTGCAACCCCAACCCCGGCTGCACCCAATCTGTCGAGCTTTAAGCCCACTTCCGGTGCAGCTGGTGGTGGTCCGGCGGGCGGAAACGGGCCCGCCGCTTTATCGCAACTTCAGCAGCAACCGTCAGTGGTAGCACCGCAACAACCACAGCAGCCAAACCAGCCGCCGAATGCAGTTGCGATGAGTCCTATTATGCAGAAGAACCTCGGCATGCAGCACTACCGTAGTATTGAAT CTCCATCTCCTCGCCAACGGTGCAGAATCCGAACTAACCCTTGGTTGACGACGGCGGATGGAGCACTTGCCAGTGCCAACTgtatcaaacgaacggaaCAGGATTCGGGATCTACCTCGTCCGGTATCAAATCCAGCAGCGGAACAGACGACAATAAAAACGACAACAA CAAACCAAACGCACTATCCGACACAGATTCCAGCTCGTCCACGGAGAAGATCGTCAACAAAAAGCCATTCACACCGAAAAGTCTTAAAAAGATGTCGGGAGACATCTCGCGGCTGGACAGCAAATCTGCACCGGTAACGCACGGTTCCAACCAGGACAGTGATGAAGACGCTACCCTGAACGAgatgatgggcaaatttgatGAAAGTTACCACTACGAGAAGGAGACTGACATATTGAG TTGTAGCGACTCGGATCCGACGGACTGTCCGACGGATATCGATACCGGTCAAGATGCGGGCGATGAGTGTGACACGGACGATCTGCTCGATCTGGACTTCATCGATACGGGCTCAGTGCAGGAGGTGCCAGATAAGGAAACCTATCGGCATACGGCCAGCTGCTCAATCCATCACTTCCCGGAGCGTAAGGCGTCCTGCAAGCAGCAACGATCGCAGAGAAGCAAACGCACCAACGAATGTGGTGGTGGCTCCAAACGACGGAAGAAGCTGGTCCGTACGAGAAAGAAAACGTCGGATCAGTCATCGGCACTGGGTATGGGTGATGGTACGGGCGTTGTTAGTCGCGGTTGCCGCAGTTTAGGAGGCACACCCGTCTCGTTACGGCGGAACCAACCGGATCCAGAGTCGCGAACACCGACCACCGGTTCGCCGCTTACCAATCGCTGCAATTCGCTTACCTTCACCGAGGTCCATTCGCTGCACAGTCGAATACTGGCCATTTCCGAGAGCGAAAAGGCACTGCTCAGAGCCGACCTGGAGGCGGACGTTAAGTACAAGCAGTTGATTCACGAAGCCGAATCGATCCTGTTCTCGATGAAGAGCAATAGTTCGATTTGCATCAAGGACCTAACCACCGTGCCGCCACCGTTGCCTCCGCGCGAACCGCAGCCACCGTCTGTGCCGTCACTCGCGAAAGAAACGCCCACGACTGCTACCAGCACCATTGCTAGCCCACGGCGCGTTTGCAATCCGCCGGCCAACAAACGGGTGGAGATGTTGCGCAACTGTGAAGCTGACCTGAGACGCGAGTTGGCCAAGACTTGTTCGCAAAAGTGCACCGATGGAGTCGGTAACACGGCCGAGCTAAATCCTGTCGAAGGGGTCATCGTAAACAAACGGTTGGAGGTACTGCGCTACGAAACTTCCTGCTCACTATCGGCGCCGAACAGTCCGAAAAATACACGCGTCCTGTTGCCTCGCAAAACCCACGTCACCAACTTTATCCACCATCAGGCCCGAGCTCCGTGCTCGTCGGAAGCCAACCAGGCGAACGATCTAAAACAAAGTGCCAACCTATCGCCACCTCCACCGCCCCCGAGGCGATTGATGTCAAAGTCACCGACCATCATGCGGAGACGTTTCCGCAGCCAGAGCCCCCATCTTAATATTGAGTCCGACTCTGATTCGGACGAGGTCAGTCGAAATTTGGATAGCAAAACGAACGGCAAGATGCATCGTGccaatcacaacaacaaagaaaatcTTACCAGCCATCCGCAACCAGTCTGCTTCCCGCAACCTCCACCTAGAAACGTTGCCGGCAAGCAGATGAACAACTATCGCCACACGATTCATGGTCCCGCTCTCGTAAATGGTGAAGATGCAGCGAATGGCTATGACGGTAACACCGTTGAAGGGATCCCCAATGGCAATCCTGGGTCGATTGGCATGCACAAATCGCCGCTTATATCGTTCCGTTCGGTGGACATTGGATCTCCGGTCACTGATGATAGCTATTGTCCGCAGAGCGAGCCGCTGAAGCGTAAAATATACACCTGCAGTGCAGCATTTGAGAAAATACAGCGAAGTCTTCACCATGATCCAG atgcaaaacaacaactcatTATCGATGCACTAGCTGAAATAAAACGCAGCCTGGAAGACCAAAGTGTGGAGTTGCACGAGCTTAACAAtacggaaaattaa